The genomic interval TCCCACATAGATCATCGATCGCAAATCTAAAGCCCCAATTGCGAAAGCGGTGAATTGTTTTGGACAACTCCGGACAATGAACCAGGGCTTCTAATTCCGTTAACTCAAACACAATCTGCTCAGGATGAAGTCCCAGATCCAGAACTTGCCGAAAGTTTTGCTCGAAAGAATAGGGATTTTGGATGATGGCGTTGGGTAGGATGTTGATGAAGAAGATCTGTGGATTTTGACTGCCAGGGTTGGTTGCAGATTGGGCGATCGCCTGCAAACATACTGAGCGTGCCAGGTCATCAAACTCATGCATCAGATTCATAGACAGGGCTGCCTCAATCAGCTGCTGACCTGTGAAGTAATGCCCTGCATCGTTGCGAGCGCGGGCGAGGCATTCATAGGCGGCAATGTGTCCCTGTCTCAGGTCAAAGATGGGCTGATACTTAAAGAAAAGTTGTTGTTTTGCCAATACTTGCAGAAACCAGGCATATCTGGCAGAGTCGGTAATGGTGTTGAGGGGTTGGGCGTCAAGAAATTCCACCAGCAGTGTTTTAGAGTCCAGCGGCGATCGGGTGATGCAGTAGCGAGAACCCGCCTGGCTGAACTGCGAAAGTAACTGGCTCATCTGCAAAAACACTTCTGAAAGCTGGGGATTGGTAACCGGTCGATATAAAAGCTGAGGAACAACGGGAATGGGGACAAATCCAATTTCACACAGACATCGACCTGTTTCCAGGTCATAGGGTTGGATGATGAGCTTGAGTGGATCTGTTAACGGAGTTACAGGACGCACCAGAAGAAAGTTCCTTGATTTACAAAGAATTGGGTCTGTGGGTGGGAGTTGCAGCAGTCAATCCTGCGAAAACAGACTCAAACAACAACCTGAGAGCAACCCTGAACTTTAAGATTTGTAATAAGTGATTGCCCATCCAGCCTACTACAGTTGAAAAAAATCTTAAAGCTTTAAAGTTCTTCAACCTCGTGTAAATTAGCCCGCTGTCTTTCGTAAGTCAAGGTTGCTTGAGCAGGTTTCTAATCTGTCCATTGCTTAGATTTCAAAAACTGGTGGGAATGATAGAG from Kovacikia minuta CCNUW1 carries:
- a CDS encoding EAL domain-containing protein, which gives rise to MRPVTPLTDPLKLIIQPYDLETGRCLCEIGFVPIPVVPQLLYRPVTNPQLSEVFLQMSQLLSQFSQAGSRYCITRSPLDSKTLLVEFLDAQPLNTITDSARYAWFLQVLAKQQLFFKYQPIFDLRQGHIAAYECLARARNDAGHYFTGQQLIEAALSMNLMHEFDDLARSVCLQAIAQSATNPGSQNPQIFFINILPNAIIQNPYSFEQNFRQVLDLGLHPEQIVFELTELEALVHCPELSKTIHRFRNWGFRFAIDDLCGNVSTDHYFMEFRPDFIKIDRRLVSGCSRYQLKQILLKSLLHSAHELGILVLAEGLEEPEDIEFCRELGVDYGQGFGLALPERTLQSKSLNLLKLSNVC